From a region of the Syngnathoides biaculeatus isolate LvHL_M chromosome 2, ASM1980259v1, whole genome shotgun sequence genome:
- the LOC133490830 gene encoding vitamin D3 receptor A isoform X1 produces the protein MEPMTVTTSVSGPDDFDRNAPRICGVCGDKATGFHFNAMTCEGCKGFFRRSMKRKAAFTCPFNGSCTITKDNRRHCQACRLKRCIDIGMMKEFILTDEEVQRKKEMIMKRKEEEAAKEASRPRLNDEQAQIISSLVEAHHKTYDASYSDFSRFRPPVREGPVTRSASRAASLHSLSDASSDSFNHSPAESLDTKMNLNNLLMMYQDGASSPDSSEEDTKLSMLPHLADLVSYSIQKVIGFAKMIPGFRELTAEDQIALLKSSAIEIIMLRSNQSFSLEDMSWSCGGPDFKYCINDVTKAGHTLELLEPLVKFQVGLKKLNLHEEEHVLLMAICLLSPDRPGVQDHGRIEQLQDHMSETLQAYIRVNHPGGRLLYAKMIQKLADLRSLNEEHSKQYRSLSFQPEHSMQLTPLVLEVFGSEVS, from the exons ATGGAGCCCATGACGGTTACTACATCTGTGTCAGGACCAGATGACTTTGATCGCAATGCCCCGCGAATCTGTGGGGTTTGTGGTGACAAGGCCACTGGCTTCCACTTCAATGCTATGACTTGTGAGGGTTGCAAGGGGTTTTTCAG GCGCAGTATGAAGCGTAAAGCCGCCTTCACCTGCCCGTTCAATGGAAGCTGCACCATCACCAAAGACAACCGACGTCACTGCCAAGCCTGTCGTCTCAAGCGCTGCATTGACATTGGCATGATGAAAGAGT TCATCCTCACAGATGAAGAGGTGCAGAGGAAGAAGGAAATGATAATGaaaaggaaggaggaggaggcggccaAAGAGGCATCGAGACCTCGACTCAACGACGAGCAGGCCCAGATCATCTCTTCCTTGGTGGAGGCTCACCACAAGACTTATGATGCATCCTATTCAGACTTTTCCCGTTTTAGG CCTCCAGTGCGTGAAGGTCCAGTAACACGCAGCGCCAGCAGAGCCGCCTCCCTTCACTCTCTGTCTGATGCTTCCTCTGACTCTTTCAATCACTCACCTG CAGAGTCTCTAGACACCAAGATGAACTTGAACAACCTGTTGATGATGTACCAGGACGGCGCAAGCAGTCCAGACTCTAGCGAGGAGGACACCAAGCTGTCCATGCTGCCCCATCTGGCCGACCTAGTCTCCTACAGCATCCAGAAGGTCATAGGGTTTGCCAAGATGATCCCAGGATTCAG AGAACTGACTGCAGAAGACCAGATTGCCCTGCTGAAGTCGAGCGCCATTGAGATTATTATGCTGCGCTCCAATCAGTCATTCAGCCTGGAGGACATGTCCTGGAGCTGTGGAGGACCTGACTTCAAATACTGCATCAATGATGTCACAAAGG CGGGTCACACTCTGGAGTTATTGGAGCCGCTGGTCAAGTTCCAGGTTGGCCTGAAGAAGCTCAACCTGCATGAGGAGGAGCATGTCCTGCTCATGGCCATCTGCCTGCTCTCCCCAG ATCGTCCCGGTGTGCAGGACCACGGCCGCATCGAGCAGCTGCAGGACCACATGTCGGAGACACTTCAGGCCTACATCCGAGTCAACCACCCGGGTGGACGCCTTCTCTACGCCAAGATGATCCAGAAGCTGGCCGACCTGCGCAGCCTGAACGAGGAGCACTCCAAGCAGTaccgctctctctctttccagcCCGAACACAGCATGCAGCTCACCCCGCTGGTGCTGGAGGTTTTTGGCAGTGAGGTTTCATAG
- the LOC133490830 gene encoding vitamin D3 receptor A isoform X2, which produces MEPMTVTTSVSGPDDFDRNAPRICGVCGDKATGFHFNAMTCEGCKGFFRRSMKRKAAFTCPFNGSCTITKDNRRHCQACRLKRCIDIGMMKEFILTDEEVQRKKEMIMKRKEEEAAKEASRPRLNDEQAQIISSLVEAHHKTYDASYSDFSRFRPPVREGPVTRSASRAASLHSLSDASSDSFNHSPESLDTKMNLNNLLMMYQDGASSPDSSEEDTKLSMLPHLADLVSYSIQKVIGFAKMIPGFRELTAEDQIALLKSSAIEIIMLRSNQSFSLEDMSWSCGGPDFKYCINDVTKAGHTLELLEPLVKFQVGLKKLNLHEEEHVLLMAICLLSPDRPGVQDHGRIEQLQDHMSETLQAYIRVNHPGGRLLYAKMIQKLADLRSLNEEHSKQYRSLSFQPEHSMQLTPLVLEVFGSEVS; this is translated from the exons ATGGAGCCCATGACGGTTACTACATCTGTGTCAGGACCAGATGACTTTGATCGCAATGCCCCGCGAATCTGTGGGGTTTGTGGTGACAAGGCCACTGGCTTCCACTTCAATGCTATGACTTGTGAGGGTTGCAAGGGGTTTTTCAG GCGCAGTATGAAGCGTAAAGCCGCCTTCACCTGCCCGTTCAATGGAAGCTGCACCATCACCAAAGACAACCGACGTCACTGCCAAGCCTGTCGTCTCAAGCGCTGCATTGACATTGGCATGATGAAAGAGT TCATCCTCACAGATGAAGAGGTGCAGAGGAAGAAGGAAATGATAATGaaaaggaaggaggaggaggcggccaAAGAGGCATCGAGACCTCGACTCAACGACGAGCAGGCCCAGATCATCTCTTCCTTGGTGGAGGCTCACCACAAGACTTATGATGCATCCTATTCAGACTTTTCCCGTTTTAGG CCTCCAGTGCGTGAAGGTCCAGTAACACGCAGCGCCAGCAGAGCCGCCTCCCTTCACTCTCTGTCTGATGCTTCCTCTGACTCTTTCAATCACTCACCTG AGTCTCTAGACACCAAGATGAACTTGAACAACCTGTTGATGATGTACCAGGACGGCGCAAGCAGTCCAGACTCTAGCGAGGAGGACACCAAGCTGTCCATGCTGCCCCATCTGGCCGACCTAGTCTCCTACAGCATCCAGAAGGTCATAGGGTTTGCCAAGATGATCCCAGGATTCAG AGAACTGACTGCAGAAGACCAGATTGCCCTGCTGAAGTCGAGCGCCATTGAGATTATTATGCTGCGCTCCAATCAGTCATTCAGCCTGGAGGACATGTCCTGGAGCTGTGGAGGACCTGACTTCAAATACTGCATCAATGATGTCACAAAGG CGGGTCACACTCTGGAGTTATTGGAGCCGCTGGTCAAGTTCCAGGTTGGCCTGAAGAAGCTCAACCTGCATGAGGAGGAGCATGTCCTGCTCATGGCCATCTGCCTGCTCTCCCCAG ATCGTCCCGGTGTGCAGGACCACGGCCGCATCGAGCAGCTGCAGGACCACATGTCGGAGACACTTCAGGCCTACATCCGAGTCAACCACCCGGGTGGACGCCTTCTCTACGCCAAGATGATCCAGAAGCTGGCCGACCTGCGCAGCCTGAACGAGGAGCACTCCAAGCAGTaccgctctctctctttccagcCCGAACACAGCATGCAGCTCACCCCGCTGGTGCTGGAGGTTTTTGGCAGTGAGGTTTCATAG